In Pseudobacter ginsenosidimutans, the following are encoded in one genomic region:
- a CDS encoding RagB/SusD family nutrient uptake outer membrane protein, with protein MRKNNPIQNISLALLMVASLSSCEKLITADEPTDTITTVKIFDTEAKAEMAIAGAYNSMINGNGQDVYSSAYGSFAAGLASIAGGYAAGELINFNNSLNANEYVLVTSKMTATNTTIPRSLWSSCYYVIYNANTVIEGISASTSPKLRDSVRKEIIAEAKFIRAFCYFYLVNFFGDLPIALSGDFNNTASLSRSPVQEVYKQIMADLKDAEAGLAADYSVGRGKRVRVNKYAAIALQARVHLFLGENELAAARATDVINHTTLYNLEPNIEDVFRTTSKEAIFQLMQTEKDNVLRNATPFGYSSNNYLLQQGLLDLFETGDLRKQFWIRNNNLVNKYTIINTNAVVGAPAREYYMALRLGELYLIRAEARANGAAGGLTGAIEDLNALRRRADIDELDETLGETDVKAAIEKERQTELFAEWGSRWFDLKRTGKALEVLNAMPLKQPWEGDHQLLMPLPPDEISRNNKIIQNPGYTSL; from the coding sequence ATGCGAAAAAATAATCCCATTCAAAATATATCTCTCGCCCTGCTGATGGTGGCCTCACTTTCTTCCTGCGAAAAACTGATCACGGCGGATGAACCTACAGATACCATCACTACAGTAAAGATCTTTGATACGGAAGCAAAGGCAGAAATGGCCATTGCCGGAGCATACAACAGTATGATCAATGGAAACGGACAAGACGTCTATTCCTCAGCATATGGTTCATTCGCTGCCGGACTGGCTTCCATTGCCGGAGGTTATGCAGCAGGTGAGCTGATCAATTTCAATAATAGCCTTAACGCCAATGAATATGTGCTGGTCACCAGCAAGATGACGGCAACCAATACTACAATCCCGCGCTCACTTTGGTCGTCATGTTATTATGTGATCTATAATGCCAATACAGTGATCGAAGGTATCTCTGCATCTACTTCGCCTAAACTGCGCGATAGCGTCAGGAAAGAGATCATTGCCGAAGCAAAATTCATCCGCGCCTTCTGTTATTTCTACCTGGTCAATTTCTTCGGGGATCTGCCGATTGCGCTCTCCGGTGATTTCAATAATACCGCAAGCCTCAGCAGGTCTCCTGTGCAGGAAGTGTACAAACAGATCATGGCTGATCTGAAAGATGCTGAAGCAGGGCTGGCCGCGGATTATTCCGTGGGCCGTGGCAAAAGGGTTCGCGTGAATAAATATGCAGCTATCGCATTGCAGGCCAGAGTGCATCTTTTCCTGGGAGAAAATGAGCTGGCAGCTGCCAGGGCTACAGATGTGATCAACCACACAACGTTGTATAACCTCGAACCGAATATAGAAGATGTGTTCCGCACCACCAGCAAGGAAGCCATCTTCCAGCTGATGCAAACGGAGAAGGACAATGTATTGAGGAATGCAACACCGTTCGGTTATTCCAGCAACAACTATCTGTTGCAACAGGGACTGCTGGATCTTTTTGAAACAGGCGATCTCCGCAAACAATTCTGGATAAGGAACAATAACCTTGTGAACAAGTACACCATCATCAACACCAATGCGGTGGTGGGCGCTCCTGCCAGGGAATACTATATGGCATTGCGCCTCGGTGAATTGTATCTCATCAGGGCTGAAGCCCGCGCCAATGGTGCTGCCGGCGGATTGACCGGTGCAATCGAAGATCTCAATGCTTTGCGCAGAAGGGCGGATATCGATGAGCTGGATGAAACACTCGGTGAAACCGATGTGAAAGCTGCTATCGAAAAAGAAAGACAAACAGAGCTTTTTGCAGAGTGGGGAAGCCGTTGGTTCGATCTCAAACGTACGGGTAAAGCGCTGGAGGTGTTGAATGCCATGCCGCTGAAACAACCCTGGGAAGGAGATCATCAGCTCCTGATGCCTCTTCCGCCGGATGAGATCTCCAGGAACAACAAGATCATCCAAAATCCCGGTTATACATCTCTGTAA
- a CDS encoding ABC transporter ATP-binding protein: protein MSILKIENLSHRYSTAWAIRDINLEINQTGVIGLLGSNGAGKSTTMNIVCGVVNQTEGTVTINGYDTRKQPELSKMEIGFLPQTPPVYTDLTVDEFLTYAAEIRLIPKNKIKAAVGEAMEKCQISHFSSRLIKNLSGGYKQRVGIAQAIIHKPKLVIMDEPTNGLDPNQLIEARKLIREIAQDRTVLLSSHIMSEIHMLCREVIMIENGRIIFSDSMDAFNNYVQPASILLKMENAPDQQEILQIKGATRLEYISEKQYRLFFDGDQEITERLIKASVANDWRLREISLEKGQLDDVFRQLSSQPHS from the coding sequence ATGAGCATACTCAAAATTGAAAACCTCTCCCACAGGTATAGCACAGCCTGGGCGATCCGGGACATCAACCTGGAGATCAACCAGACGGGAGTGATCGGATTGCTTGGCTCCAATGGGGCCGGCAAGTCCACCACCATGAACATCGTTTGTGGTGTAGTGAACCAGACGGAAGGCACTGTAACCATCAACGGTTACGATACCAGGAAACAACCAGAGCTCTCCAAAATGGAGATCGGCTTCCTGCCGCAGACGCCGCCGGTGTATACAGACCTTACCGTGGATGAGTTCCTTACCTATGCAGCGGAGATCCGCCTCATTCCAAAGAACAAGATCAAAGCCGCCGTAGGGGAAGCGATGGAAAAATGCCAGATCTCGCATTTCAGTTCAAGGCTGATCAAGAATCTCTCCGGTGGTTATAAACAGCGTGTGGGCATTGCACAGGCGATCATCCACAAACCCAAACTGGTGATCATGGACGAACCTACCAACGGCCTCGATCCCAACCAGCTGATCGAAGCAAGAAAACTGATCCGGGAGATTGCGCAGGATAGAACAGTCCTGCTCTCTTCGCATATCATGAGCGAGATCCATATGCTTTGCCGGGAAGTGATCATGATCGAGAACGGCCGCATCATCTTCTCCGATTCCATGGATGCTTTCAACAACTATGTACAGCCTGCCAGCATCCTGCTGAAGATGGAGAATGCACCGGATCAGCAGGAGATCCTCCAGATCAAAGGCGCCACCAGGCTGGAATACATCTCAGAAAAGCAATACCGCCTCTTCTTTGACGGCGACCAGGAAATCACTGAAAGGCTCATCAAAGCCAGCGTGGCAAACGACTGGCGCCTCCGCGAGATCTCACTCGAAAAAGGACAGCTGGACGATGTGTTCAGGCAATTATCCTCCCAACCACACTCTTAA
- a CDS encoding SusC/RagA family TonB-linked outer membrane protein yields MLQSTPEKLTGKTAYAPGMEPKPAGRQRFLPILLIICLAPLFSTAQKVTLKGELSLQQIFAEIKKQTNYAVIYNPETIDVRGRVDVNASNQPLEAFIKTILIDFPYTYNISGSNIIIIKREIVVPPLPAAGKRDIHGLITDGKTNQPLASVTVIINGTRQATQTDAAGKFVLTNVPDDFSITVSSVGYEKLVRKIGKSELYLPIPLTVATSVLDEAVVQAFGTTTRRRATGNIVKVSGEEIEKLPVMNPLLALQGKVPGLTIQPLGASASGMMKVEIRGRNNVNPNSLSEPLYVIDGVPQTVLEVKGSTRYGLNVSGGMVQSGASATKGQSPLFGMNPADIESISVLSDGDATAIYGSRGANGVIMITTRKAKAGKTAFNLKVEQGINKVPRYLDMLDIDEYLAIRREAFKNDGIIPTAANAPDLMVWDLNRNVDWQKELMGKGGGFQSYSASISGGDARTAFRLSASHMNTVDLQSIEGHNKATNLSFSGSHSSLNQKLTVSLNGNLAFKDVNAILDRTGGFLLPPNAPPIYDDKGNLNYADWNAINQPFGYMFDYRLMPNDVKTNMLIGGFQLNYKPVKGLSITGTAGLNNSTLNNTLITPIAAQNPILNPTGRSIVGRTVANNLELSQQTNYGFFLGKGKMELLAGVSYQQTTTTTNTINALAFSSDDLLNNVSNAATTITTEGKSQYRYASVFGRITYNWDGKYTINLNGRRDGSSKFRRGKQYGNFGSIGLAWTLDQEEWMKKIMPEWIGMFKLWANYGLSGGDNVADYEFFPQWNNRRIGAISNTALNYDYNGIKPYQQVVPVNQEFQWDENRKFDAGIDLSLFRDRVNVTASWYLNRISNGIVRLPMPFYTGLNNINANSPAIVHNSGLILSLSADLISNGKVKWNVTFNYSRNRNKLAAFPGIDQTVYASQLVVGQPLNMRYVTHYLGVDPLTGNYVFEDRNGDGRIMLNQGVAPGTGSDDAYIGVNPDPTYDGGFGTSVMYKGLSFAMGFTYSKKIGSHPFMSIVPGKMTNMPLPAEIRDDHWQKPGDNASYAKYTTSGGSTLTGSDRGYVDASSIQCNRASLAWTLPHKTIKRAGMAGCTVGVNVSNLFTITRFKADPALMANSYIPLPRTIAGSISFTF; encoded by the coding sequence ATGCTTCAATCAACACCAGAAAAGCTGACCGGGAAAACTGCTTATGCTCCCGGAATGGAACCAAAACCCGCAGGCAGGCAGCGGTTCTTACCGATCTTATTGATCATTTGCCTGGCGCCATTATTCAGTACGGCGCAGAAAGTTACGCTGAAAGGGGAGTTGTCGCTCCAGCAGATCTTTGCAGAGATCAAGAAACAGACAAATTACGCTGTGATCTACAATCCCGAGACCATCGATGTGAGAGGTCGCGTGGATGTGAATGCCAGCAACCAGCCTCTCGAAGCATTTATCAAGACCATCCTTATCGATTTTCCTTATACCTATAATATTTCCGGAAGCAATATCATTATCATTAAAAGGGAGATTGTGGTGCCTCCGCTTCCGGCTGCAGGCAAACGTGATATTCATGGCCTGATCACTGATGGAAAAACAAACCAGCCATTGGCCAGTGTTACTGTTATCATCAACGGAACAAGGCAGGCCACACAGACCGATGCCGCAGGTAAGTTCGTGCTCACGAATGTGCCTGATGATTTTTCGATCACTGTATCCAGTGTTGGTTATGAAAAGCTGGTCAGAAAAATAGGTAAATCAGAGCTCTATCTTCCTATTCCCTTAACTGTTGCTACCAGCGTGCTGGATGAAGCCGTGGTACAGGCATTCGGCACAACTACCAGGAGAAGGGCAACAGGTAATATCGTAAAAGTGAGTGGTGAAGAGATTGAGAAACTACCGGTGATGAACCCGCTGCTGGCCCTGCAGGGCAAGGTGCCCGGACTTACCATCCAGCCACTCGGCGCTTCTGCCAGCGGTATGATGAAAGTAGAGATCAGGGGCAGGAATAACGTCAATCCCAATTCACTTTCCGAACCTTTATATGTGATCGATGGCGTTCCCCAAACCGTTCTCGAAGTAAAAGGATCCACCAGGTATGGCCTGAATGTATCCGGAGGAATGGTGCAGTCGGGCGCATCTGCAACAAAAGGACAGAGCCCGCTCTTTGGTATGAACCCGGCAGATATTGAAAGTATCTCTGTATTGAGCGATGGTGATGCAACCGCTATCTATGGTTCAAGAGGCGCTAATGGTGTGATCATGATCACAACCAGGAAAGCGAAAGCCGGAAAAACAGCTTTCAACCTGAAAGTGGAACAGGGCATCAATAAAGTGCCACGTTACCTGGATATGCTTGATATAGACGAATACCTCGCTATCAGAAGAGAAGCATTCAAGAATGATGGCATCATTCCCACTGCCGCCAATGCACCTGACCTGATGGTGTGGGACCTGAACAGGAATGTGGACTGGCAAAAAGAACTGATGGGAAAAGGCGGCGGCTTTCAGAGTTACAGCGCCAGTATTTCCGGCGGTGATGCCAGAACTGCTTTCAGACTTAGTGCTTCCCATATGAATACCGTTGACCTTCAATCCATCGAAGGTCATAACAAGGCCACCAATCTTAGTTTCAGTGGAAGCCATAGCAGCCTGAACCAGAAACTAACGGTAAGCCTCAATGGAAATTTAGCCTTCAAGGATGTGAATGCGATCCTTGACCGTACTGGTGGCTTCCTGCTTCCTCCCAATGCGCCACCCATCTATGATGATAAGGGCAACCTGAATTATGCAGACTGGAACGCTATCAATCAGCCATTTGGTTATATGTTTGATTACCGTCTCATGCCGAATGATGTAAAAACAAATATGCTGATCGGTGGTTTCCAGTTGAACTATAAACCTGTCAAAGGGCTCAGCATCACGGGAACGGCAGGTTTGAACAATTCCACCCTGAACAATACATTGATAACGCCTATTGCCGCCCAGAACCCAATATTGAACCCAACCGGCAGATCGATTGTTGGAAGAACCGTTGCCAATAACCTGGAGCTGAGCCAGCAGACCAATTATGGTTTCTTTCTTGGCAAGGGAAAAATGGAATTGCTGGCAGGAGTTTCCTATCAGCAGACAACTACCACTACCAATACCATCAATGCGCTTGCCTTCAGCAGTGACGACCTGCTCAACAATGTATCCAACGCAGCTACTACCATAACAACGGAAGGGAAAAGCCAGTACAGATATGCTTCCGTATTTGGCCGGATCACTTACAACTGGGACGGAAAATATACCATCAACCTGAATGGAAGAAGAGATGGTTCTTCCAAATTCCGCAGAGGAAAACAATACGGCAATTTCGGATCGATAGGTCTTGCCTGGACCCTGGATCAGGAAGAATGGATGAAAAAGATAATGCCCGAATGGATAGGCATGTTCAAACTTTGGGCTAACTATGGATTGTCCGGAGGTGATAATGTGGCGGATTATGAATTTTTTCCTCAATGGAACAATAGACGCATAGGCGCAATCAGCAATACTGCACTTAACTACGATTACAATGGCATCAAGCCTTATCAGCAAGTAGTTCCAGTAAACCAGGAATTCCAATGGGATGAGAACAGGAAATTTGATGCAGGTATCGATCTTTCCCTCTTCAGGGACAGGGTGAATGTGACTGCTTCCTGGTACCTGAACCGTATCAGTAACGGCATCGTTCGCTTGCCCATGCCATTTTATACCGGACTGAACAATATCAATGCGAACTCTCCGGCTATTGTTCACAATTCCGGCCTGATCCTTAGTCTGAGCGCTGACCTGATCAGCAATGGAAAAGTGAAATGGAATGTAACCTTCAATTACTCCAGGAACCGTAATAAACTGGCAGCATTCCCTGGTATCGATCAAACAGTGTATGCATCGCAGTTAGTGGTTGGACAGCCCCTCAATATGCGCTATGTGACCCATTACCTGGGTGTTGATCCACTGACCGGTAATTATGTGTTCGAAGACAGGAATGGAGATGGAAGGATCATGCTCAATCAGGGAGTGGCTCCCGGAACGGGCAGTGATGATGCCTACATCGGTGTGAATCCCGATCCTACTTATGATGGCGGTTTTGGAACATCGGTCATGTACAAGGGGCTGAGCTTTGCCATGGGCTTTACCTACTCCAAAAAAATAGGTAGTCATCCATTCATGTCCATCGTACCGGGCAAGATGACCAATATGCCACTGCCGGCAGAGATCAGGGATGATCACTGGCAAAAGCCGGGCGATAATGCCAGCTATGCAAAGTACACTACCTCTGGCGGCAGCACACTTACAGGATCAGACAGGGGCTATGTTGATGCGTCCAGTATCCAATGTAACAGGGCATCGCTGGCCTGGACCTTACCGCATAAAACAATTAAGCGTGCAGGTATGGCCGGTTGCACCGTGGGGGTGAATGTGAGCAACCTTTTTACCATCACGCGTTTCAAAGCTGACCCTGCGCTCATGGCTAATTCCTATATTCCCCTGCCCAGGACTATCGCCGGATCAATTTCCTTCACATTCTAA